From one Dermacentor andersoni chromosome 1, qqDerAnde1_hic_scaffold, whole genome shotgun sequence genomic stretch:
- the LOC126518589 gene encoding tigger transposable element-derived protein 6-like, which produces MGQELKTDLLSAIQMLKASWDNVKQSTIVHCSRHVGFVSRIEEASEEATEDLILDGTEEECQLEETWSQLERFVGAEPHSMCIEDFVGGDDSTGTVAELTDVEIAAEVTAERPNEDAAEADPASADVAPLPTATEAVAALAVVRRYCGAIEGTGLSLVDRLDYVEDAVVKHAVANMK; this is translated from the coding sequence ATGGGCCAAGAGCTAAAGACAGACCTTTTGAGTGCCATTCAAATGCTGAAAGCCTCGTGGGACAACGTCAAGCAGTCGACAATAGTTCACTGCTCTCGGCATGTGGGTTTCGTGAGCCGCATTGAAGAAGCTTCCGAAGAAGCAACCGAAGATTTGATATTGGATGGCACAGAGGAAGAATGCCAGCTCGAAGAAAcctggagccagttggagcgctttgtcggtgctgagccacacagcatgtgcattgaggacttcgttggcggtgacgacagcaccggaacagtggcggagttaacagacgtggagatcgcggcagaagtgactgctgagcggccaaacgaagacgctgccgaggctgatccagcaagcgctgatgttgccccgctcccgactgcaactgaggctgtagctgctttggccgttgtacgccgctactgcggcgcaatagaaggcactggactgtctcttgtggaccgtttggactatgttgaggacgccgtggtcaagcacgcggttgccaatatgaagtag